A stretch of Bos indicus x Bos taurus breed Angus x Brahman F1 hybrid chromosome 17, Bos_hybrid_MaternalHap_v2.0, whole genome shotgun sequence DNA encodes these proteins:
- the SRRD gene encoding SRR1-like protein, giving the protein MAAAAAAATRETWRAASPRRRRSAARRPKRREAAAAAGTPGAEPEVDGGVVLRRIQEAREDLVISDFWSSALETITGCLRKHLEQLRAPEGSLSEALGHLHLDAPPVEADATPGSVPEETLVPGTCCFKCVCYGVGKFASCVIARSQLAFLLLLLERCQIPRSHCCVYDPLFSRLEIAVLNALGVVVLGDNEEGKRSVCGEPTIFYMPHCGTALYNNLLWRNWSVDALSKVVIIGNSFGGLEERLLTRILHKHYPYVAKILTGLEELAFPQTPRYMDVFNDTSLHWFPIQKLTQLPTDTWAFREEPDYQDCEDLEIIRKKTEPPCTDLSSL; this is encoded by the exons atggcggcggcggcggcggcggcgacacGAGAAACCTGGCGGGCGGCATCTCCGCGGAGAAGGCGCTCAGCGGCTCGGCGTCCGAAGCGGAGGGAGGCTGCGGCGGCCGCTGGGACCCCGGGAGCCGAGCCCGAGGTGGACGGTGGAGTCGTGCTTCGTCGCATCCAGGAAGCCAG GGAGGACCTGGTTATCTCTGACTTCTGGAGCTCAGCACTAG AAACCATCACGGGGTGTCTCCGGAAACACCTGGAACAGCTGAGGGCCCCCGAGGGGTCTCTCTCGGAAGCCCTGGGACACCTGCATCTCGACGCCCCCCCGGTGGAGGCAGATGCGACCCCTGGCTCCGTCCCGGAAGAGACCCTGGTCCCAGGGACCTGCTGCTTCAAGTGTGTGTGTTACGGCGTCGGGAAGTTCGCCAGCTGCGTCATAGCTAGAAGCCAGCTGGCGTTTTTGCTCCTCCTTCTGGAGCGGTGCCAG ATCCCCAGGAGTCACTGCTGCGTGTACGACCCTCTGTTTAGTCGACTAGAAATCGCGGTCCTCAACGCCCTGGGCGTGGTGGTTCTCGGGGATAATGAG GAGGGGAAGCGGAGCGTGTGCGGGGAGCCCACCATCTTCTACATGCCGCACTGCGGGACGGCGCTCTACAACAACCTACTGTGGAGGAACTGGTCGGTGGACGCCCTTTCCAAGGTGGTCATCATCGGCAACAGCTTCGGGGGGCTCGAGGAGAG GTTGTTGACGAGGATTCTGCATAAACATTACCCATACGTTGCAAAG ATTCTGACAGGCCTGGAGGAGCTGGCGTTCCCTCAGACCCCAAGGTACATGGACGTGTTTAATGACACCTCTCTCCACTGGTTTCCTATACAAAAGCTAACACAGCTCCCCACGGACACTTGGGCGTTTCGGGAAGAGCCAGATTACCAGGACTGTGAGGACCTCGAGATCATCAGGAAGAAGACAGAGCCTCCCTGCACTGACCTGAGCTCGCTGTGA